The Xenopus tropicalis strain Nigerian chromosome 2, UCB_Xtro_10.0, whole genome shotgun sequence genome window below encodes:
- the apov1.2 gene encoding uncharacterized protein apov1.2 isoform X1, which translates to MGTLVSLAHSIDHVQSCDQPGTELRVLVQNWNLLRDEDICYCWSCDSFAVWVSIGNGHHHGQVIHCGRLSVTPALAGKECSLPRVTTAGDMATVTLPVIPTIPRRHQYHLFWKPLLETGAKSISKRHVRRDWLIIPDTFAFTIYESVNNLYPPAGKVLMDIFETPAVQNTRGFIIDITSQLTLKGEELQSKITDFWNKISAKVKTDTN; encoded by the exons ATGGGCACCTTGGTGTCTCTCGCCCACTCTATTGACCATGTCCAGTCATGTGACCAGCCTGGAACAGAACTCCGTGTTCTTGTGCAAAACTGGAATTTGCTCCGTGACGAGGACATTTGTTATTGCTGGAGTTGTGACTCTTTCGCAGTTTGGGTTTCCATAGGAAACGG GCACCACCATGGGCAAGTTATACACTGTGGCCGCCTTTCTGTTACTCCTGCTCTTGCTGG AAAAGAATGTTCCCTTCCACGTGTAACCACCGCTGGGGACATGGCCACCGTGACATTACCTGTAATCCCCACAATACCCAGGAGACACCAGTATCACTTGTTTTGGAAACCTCTTTTAGAAACTGGAGCAAAATCCATCTCAAAAAGACACGTGCGCAGGGATTGGCTGATTATACCGGACACCTTCGCCTTCACCATCTACGAATCTGTGAACAATCTGTATCCGCCAGCAGGGAAGGTTCTCATGGACATATTTGAAACCCCAGCGGTACAAAACACAAG GGGTTTCATCATTGATATTACGTCCCAACTTACTCTGAAAGGGGAGGAGCttcaaagcaaaataactgatttTTGGAACAAGATTTCTGCCAAAGTCAAAACTGATACAAACTAA
- the apov1.2 gene encoding apovitellenin-1 isoform X2 → MGKLYTVAAFLLLLLLLETGAKSISKRHVRRDWLIIPDTFAFTIYESVNNLYPPAGKVLMDIFETPAVQNTRGFIIDITSQLTLKGEELQSKITDFWNKISAKVKTDTN, encoded by the exons ATGGGCAAGTTATACACTGTGGCCGCCTTTCTGTTACTCCTGCTCTTGCTGG AAACTGGAGCAAAATCCATCTCAAAAAGACACGTGCGCAGGGATTGGCTGATTATACCGGACACCTTCGCCTTCACCATCTACGAATCTGTGAACAATCTGTATCCGCCAGCAGGGAAGGTTCTCATGGACATATTTGAAACCCCAGCGGTACAAAACACAAG GGGTTTCATCATTGATATTACGTCCCAACTTACTCTGAAAGGGGAGGAGCttcaaagcaaaataactgatttTTGGAACAAGATTTCTGCCAAAGTCAAAACTGATACAAACTAA